In one Gopherus evgoodei ecotype Sinaloan lineage chromosome 1, rGopEvg1_v1.p, whole genome shotgun sequence genomic region, the following are encoded:
- the LOC115648106 gene encoding olfactory receptor 51G2-like, with protein MSAVNDTKFNCAVFLLTGIPGQEDIHLWISTVFCLTYAISIVGNSLILFIIKTDLSLHEIMYIFLSMLAITDLGLLIASMSTILGVFLFSSREISLNASVAQLFFIHSFTLIESAVLLLMAFDRFIAISNPLKYTFITTLPRIAMIGLVFVLRGVAVILPLPLLLKRFQFCRANILSHSFCLHMEVMTMACADITVNNIYGLFITVITVGLHSLLIFLSYVMILKTVLSISSHVEFLRALNTCVSHLCAVLLFYMPEFTLTLMHRFRKSSFPLLQIVLSYIYLLVPPLMNPIMYSVKSKHLHSRIMGVFVK; from the coding sequence atgtcagctgtcaatgacactaAATTCAACTGTGCAGTGTTCCTTCTTACcgggatacctgggcaggaagacATCCATCTCTGGATCTCTACCGTCTTCTGCTTAACCTACGCTATTTCTATAGTAGGAAATTCactcattctgttcattataaaaacagatctaAGCCTTCATGAGataatgtacattttcctttccatgttggccatcacagaccttggcttattGATAGCCAGCATGTCAACAATACTGGGTGTATTTTTGTTTAGCTCAAGGGAGATCAGCCTCAATGCCAGTGttgcccagctgttcttcatccactcgTTTACATTGATTGAATCCGCTGTGctcttgttgatggcctttgaccgcttcaTCGCAATCAGTAACCCACTGAAATATACGTTCATCACAACACTGCCAAGAATAGCTATGATTGGACTGGTGTTTGTGCTAAGAGGGGTGGCCGTAATACTCCCACTTCCCCTTTTGCTGAAAAGGTTCCAGTTCTGTCGAGCCAATATCCTCTCCCATTCCTTCTGCTTGCACATGGAGGTCATGACAATGGCATGTGCGGATATCACAGTCAACAACATCTATGGCTTGTTTATTACAGTTATAACAGTGGGGTTGCACTCgctgctcatcttcctctcttatgtgatgatcctcaaaacagtgctgagcatctcctCCCATGTGGAATTCCTCAGGGCCCTAAACACCTGTGTCTCCCATCTCTGCGCTGTCCTGCTCTTTTACATGCCAGAGTTCACCCTGACTTTGATGCACAGATTCAGGAAGAGCTCTTTTCCCTTGCTTCAGATTGTCCTGAGCTACATCTACCTTCTGGTTCCTCCTCTGATGAACCCAATCATGTACAgtgtgaaaagcaaacaccttcaTTCGAGGATAATGGGGGTGTTCGTGAAGTGA